A single bacterium DNA region contains:
- a CDS encoding CTP synthase has translation MQHNAKAKFIFITGGVVSALGKGICAASLARLLKARGFKVGMIKLDPYVNVDPGTMSPYQHGEVFVTEDGGETDLDLGHYERYLDENMSRINNTTTGQIYQTVINRERRGDYLGATVQVIPHITDEIQSRIFTVATPPTEIVIVEIGGTVGDIESQPFLEAIRQIGMELGQHRCCFLHLTLVPFIGSAGELKTKPTQHSVKELREIGIQPDVLLCRTVSNLTIEESVRKKIGLFCNVQPSNVIPVPDAEIVYNVPLQLEAAGLGELVVSHLKLPHHKPNLSDWELAVSRLAALRKEVTIAICGKYVGLHDAYKSIIESFVHAGGEVGIRPVLRWIESAELTRETVEDRLSGCSAILVPGGFGERGIEGKILAVEYARKKNLPYLGLCLGLQVAVIEFARNVAGMKTAHSREFNTKTRYPVIDLMPDQRDVKRKGGTMRLGSYPCFLKDNTRAREIYGREAITERHRHRYEFNNEYRDKLRDKGLIFSGLSPDDKLVEMIELPNHPFFVACQFHPELKSRLTNAHPLFREFVRAAGTHAGTQAV, from the coding sequence GTGCAGCACAATGCAAAAGCAAAATTCATCTTTATTACCGGCGGTGTTGTATCGGCGTTAGGAAAAGGCATCTGCGCCGCCTCACTCGCGCGGCTTCTGAAAGCGCGCGGTTTTAAAGTCGGGATGATCAAATTAGATCCCTATGTAAATGTCGATCCCGGCACAATGTCACCCTATCAACATGGTGAAGTATTCGTGACGGAGGATGGCGGGGAAACCGATCTCGATTTGGGGCATTACGAACGTTACCTCGATGAGAATATGAGTCGAATCAATAACACGACTACCGGACAAATCTATCAAACAGTGATAAACCGGGAACGGCGAGGCGACTACTTAGGTGCAACGGTACAAGTGATTCCCCACATCACCGATGAAATTCAATCCCGCATCTTTACCGTTGCAACGCCCCCTACCGAAATTGTCATCGTTGAAATTGGCGGAACGGTTGGCGATATCGAATCCCAACCATTCCTCGAAGCGATCAGACAAATCGGAATGGAGTTGGGACAACACCGTTGCTGCTTTCTCCATCTCACATTGGTTCCTTTCATCGGCTCGGCAGGCGAACTGAAAACCAAACCGACACAACACTCGGTAAAGGAACTACGTGAAATCGGTATCCAACCCGATGTGTTGCTCTGCCGCACTGTATCGAATTTGACGATTGAAGAAAGTGTCCGAAAAAAAATCGGACTCTTCTGTAATGTCCAACCATCGAACGTTATCCCAGTACCCGATGCCGAAATTGTTTATAATGTACCATTGCAATTGGAAGCGGCTGGACTTGGTGAATTGGTCGTATCCCATTTGAAACTGCCGCACCACAAGCCCAATCTATCCGATTGGGAGCTTGCTGTATCCCGGCTCGCGGCATTGCGCAAAGAAGTAACCATTGCAATTTGCGGGAAGTATGTCGGATTACACGATGCATACAAATCGATTATCGAATCCTTTGTCCATGCCGGCGGGGAAGTAGGTATCAGACCGGTTTTGCGGTGGATCGAATCAGCCGAGCTGACCCGCGAAACCGTTGAAGACCGGCTGAGTGGCTGCTCAGCGATTCTTGTCCCCGGCGGATTTGGTGAGCGCGGCATCGAAGGAAAAATTCTCGCAGTCGAGTATGCTCGTAAGAAAAATCTTCCGTACTTGGGATTATGCCTCGGCTTGCAAGTCGCAGTAATCGAATTTGCGCGGAATGTTGCCGGTATGAAGACAGCCCATAGCCGCGAATTCAATACAAAAACTCGTTACCCGGTAATTGACTTGATGCCCGACCAGCGTGACGTGAAGCGAAAAGGCGGCACCATGCGACTCGGCAGCTATCCCTGTTTCCTGAAGGATAACACGAGAGCTCGGGAGATTTACGGCAGGGAGGCGATAACTGAGCGGCATCGCCACCGATATGAATTCAACAATGAGTATCGCGATAAGTTACGTGACAAAGGACTCATTTTTTCCGGACTATCACCGGACGATAAATTGGTAGAAATGATTGAGTTGCCGAACCATCCATTCTTTGTCGCCTGTCAATTCCACCCCGAGTTAAAATCTCGGTTAACCAATGCACATCCGCTATTCCGCGAATTCGTCCGAGCGGCGGGAACCCATGCGGGAACCCAGGCAGTATGA
- the kdsB gene encoding 3-deoxy-manno-octulosonate cytidylyltransferase has translation MKAIGVIPSRLGATRFPRKPLALIAGKPMIVRVLERAKLATRLDRVIVATDSEEIATVVRNHQGEVILTDSALPSGTDRIGAAVRDLDAEIMLNIQGDEPAMDPATIDAIVYEMQSDATISIATPALPMDDPELFMNPAAVKVVIDCNRNALYFSRAKIPFPRNHGVEDIPPMYLHLGLYGYRRDALDWFCQHPPSPLERRESLEQLRFLEAGWKIRVVLTDAISIGVDTPEDVARVEKILRDRNIP, from the coding sequence ATGAAAGCAATCGGTGTCATTCCATCCCGCTTAGGGGCAACCCGTTTTCCCCGAAAACCGTTGGCGTTAATTGCTGGCAAGCCGATGATTGTCCGTGTCCTTGAACGAGCAAAGTTAGCGACCCGGTTGGATCGTGTCATTGTCGCCACCGACAGTGAGGAAATCGCCACTGTAGTGAGAAATCATCAAGGAGAAGTGATTCTCACCGATTCAGCGCTACCCAGTGGCACTGACCGGATTGGCGCAGCGGTTCGCGACCTCGATGCGGAAATTATGTTAAACATTCAGGGCGATGAACCGGCGATGGATCCTGCGACGATTGACGCCATCGTTTACGAGATGCAATCGGATGCCACTATTTCCATCGCGACTCCGGCGCTCCCGATGGATGATCCGGAATTATTCATGAATCCGGCGGCGGTGAAAGTCGTGATTGATTGCAATCGCAATGCGCTATACTTCTCCCGCGCAAAGATTCCTTTCCCGCGGAATCACGGAGTCGAAGATATCCCTCCCATGTATTTACACCTTGGGTTGTATGGTTATCGGCGGGATGCCTTGGATTGGTTTTGCCAGCATCCGCCATCCCCACTCGAGCGGCGGGAGAGTTTAGAACAACTGCGGTTTTTAGAAGCCGGTTGGAAAATCCGGGTCGTACTGACCGATGCGATTTCCATCGGGGTCGATACGCCGGAAGATGTTGCCCGGGTCGAAAAAATTCTCCGCGACCGCAACATCCCATGA
- the gatC gene encoding Asp-tRNA(Asn)/Glu-tRNA(Gln) amidotransferase subunit GatC: protein MANFSKEEVAKLALLAHLDVSDRELDALHHDLNQIVGYVDRLEQVDVTGLEPMQHAFDAKNIWREDVVQPSLPQEVALQNAPHRIENFFAFPRIVPTKKGEASAIESEDIE, encoded by the coding sequence ATGGCAAATTTCTCAAAGGAAGAAGTAGCGAAGCTCGCGCTACTGGCTCACTTGGATGTATCGGATCGTGAGCTGGACGCATTGCATCACGACTTGAATCAAATCGTCGGCTATGTCGACCGCTTGGAGCAAGTCGATGTAACGGGATTGGAGCCGATGCAGCACGCCTTCGATGCCAAAAATATCTGGCGTGAGGATGTTGTACAACCTTCGTTACCGCAGGAAGTTGCCTTGCAGAATGCTCCCCACCGGATCGAGAATTTCTTCGCCTTTCCGCGCATCGTTCCCACGAAAAAAGGGGAAGCAAGCGCCATCGAGAGCGAGGATATAGAATGA